A window of Acidobacteriota bacterium contains these coding sequences:
- a CDS encoding tetratricopeptide repeat protein gives MKLKSRDSLKIITLGVILPLFLVSILVSFPGKKDEEKLLREIKLAMFDLNFAKAETLSREFIARYPKSKDLGTVRFYLARSLERQGKWEQAARAYRSFIKTYGKSSPLVEEAKISLISILGKFLREKEKQKYLTELSSFLSDADRMVAYYAALELAGGNEEAKKRAKPVLYRALRDPSLDETIKDRIKLAILKVDKKAKIIEKPKRRRGKGIRWIKLRVYEPGKKTPSVDLNFPIVLADLVINSLTEEQKKEFIKETGIDIANLWKSIKDLPPGPLFKMIDKESGERVEIWVE, from the coding sequence ATGAAGCTAAAATCAAGAGATAGCCTTAAGATCATCACCTTGGGGGTTATTCTTCCCCTTTTCCTCGTTAGCATCCTCGTCAGCTTTCCTGGAAAGAAGGACGAGGAGAAGCTCCTCCGAGAGATAAAACTGGCTATGTTTGACCTAAACTTCGCCAAAGCGGAGACGCTTTCGCGGGAGTTCATCGCCCGGTACCCCAAGAGCAAGGATTTAGGAACCGTCCGTTTCTACCTCGCCCGTTCACTGGAAAGACAGGGAAAGTGGGAACAGGCAGCTCGTGCCTACCGTTCCTTCATCAAAACCTATGGAAAGAGCTCGCCCTTAGTCGAAGAGGCGAAGATATCCCTCATCTCCATTCTGGGAAAATTCCTCCGAGAAAAGGAAAAGCAGAAGTACCTCACTGAGCTTTCCTCCTTCCTCTCCGATGCTGACAGGATGGTCGCTTACTACGCTGCCCTCGAGCTCGCTGGTGGCAACGAAGAGGCGAAGAAGAGGGCAAAACCGGTATTATACCGAGCACTTCGTGATCCTTCGCTCGACGAGACGATAAAGGACCGGATTAAACTCGCCATCCTTAAGGTGGATAAGAAGGCGAAGATCATAGAAAAACCAAAGAGGAGAAGAGGTAAAGGGATAAGGTGGATCAAACTCCGGGTCTACGAACCGGGAAAGAAAACCCCTTCGGTGGATTTGAACTTCCCCATCGTATTGGCTGATCTGGTGATAAACTCCCTTACTGAGGAGCAAAAGAAGGAGTTCATCAAGGAGACAGGGATCGACATCGCCAATTTATGGAAGAGCATCAAGGATCTTCCTCCGGGACCGCTCTTCAAGATGATAGACAAGGAATCCGGGGAAAGGGTGGAAATCTGGGTCGAATGA
- a CDS encoding zf-HC2 domain-containing protein → MKGCERFEALITLHLYGELSPKEERELLTHLDQCPSCRARYEELKGVIELISSHSTYPVDYINWQRFPEEVIAELKRRGHLKKKLIPLPAKLALIAASAALFFLLLIYPNIRRKETPDLSRYELLVAKSAVVEYLAGSETLLLSLDEGGEGTDIVLTKELSRRLLTKKKFIDWALDKPELAKVRGLANELEAIMLNITSLGANPSPKEMREIRDMVREKELIMKINLLTKEMT, encoded by the coding sequence ATGAAGGGATGTGAGAGATTCGAAGCCTTGATTACCCTCCACCTGTATGGAGAATTATCCCCAAAGGAGGAGAGGGAACTTCTCACCCATCTCGATCAATGCCCCTCCTGCCGAGCAAGGTATGAGGAGTTGAAGGGGGTCATTGAACTCATCTCTTCCCATTCTACCTATCCCGTGGATTACATCAACTGGCAGCGTTTTCCTGAAGAGGTGATCGCTGAGCTCAAAAGGCGGGGTCATTTAAAGAAAAAACTGATCCCCCTTCCTGCGAAACTCGCCCTCATCGCCGCCTCCGCAGCCCTCTTTTTCCTCCTTCTGATCTACCCGAACATCAGGAGAAAGGAGACACCAGATCTCTCCCGCTATGAGCTGTTGGTGGCGAAATCAGCGGTGGTAGAATACCTTGCGGGAAGCGAAACCCTCCTCCTTAGCCTCGATGAGGGGGGGGAGGGCACTGATATCGTCCTGACCAAGGAGCTTTCCCGGCGCCTCCTTACCAAGAAGAAGTTCATAGATTGGGCACTTGATAAGCCGGAACTGGCTAAGGTACGGGGGCTTGCCAATGAGCTTGAGGCGATAATGCTCAATATAACCAGCTTGGGAGCAAATCCTTCACCGAAAGAGATGAGGGAGATAAGGGATATGGTGCGGGAAAAAGAGCTTATAATGAAGATAAACCTCCTCACCAAGGAGATGACATAG